From Diospyros lotus cultivar Yz01 chromosome 4, ASM1463336v1, whole genome shotgun sequence, a single genomic window includes:
- the LOC127800093 gene encoding uncharacterized protein LOC127800093 isoform X2 — protein MDTPPPTPPPAEELLKKIQDLEASHAHLKQEMSKLMISPDHKSDQSGGSGGGGCGNNHQRSHSVSPQRRPAPPRPKPGVDGAAAILKKGSVSFRHSSPLQRESRSRDPAGDGGCLPGFVKFTDEQYLNILQSMGQSVHIFDLNRRIIYWNKTAEHLYGYSAAEALGQDPIELLSDPRDYPVANNIVQRVTMGENWTGQFPVKNKRGDRFLVVATNTPFYDDDETLVGVICVSNDSLHFDDTRTSIFGGKHWAPDLSFGRPRSIASAKLGLDPEQPLQVAIASKISNLASKVSNKVKSKIRTGENSIDREGGSGDSHHSDYGFSDANFSDHREDATSSGASTPRGDIPPSPFGVFSQVPHDEHTPRKPLGDSGDENEGKPKLHKIITSKAEAWMGKKGISWPWKGNEREVSEAKTTRFGWPWLHNDHDNDSGYLKSSVSGVKPESQVGDGNRHTINEASGSWSSSFNVNSTSSASSCGSTSSSAVNKVDTDSDCLDYEILWEDLTIAEQIGQGSCGTVYHALWFGSDVAVKVFSKQEYSDDVILSFRQEVSLMKRLRHPNVLLFMGAVTSPERLCIVTEFLPRGSLFRLLQRNMARLDWRRRIHMALDIARGMNYLHHFNPPIIHRDLKSSNLLVDKNWTVKVGDFGLSRLKHETYLTTKTGKGTPQWMAPEVLRNEPSDEKSDVYSFGVILWELATEKIPWDNLNSMQKSSGDWSCRVHEPTIRYPQRCGPTMGVYN, from the exons ATGGACACGCCGCCTCCCACGCCGCCGCCAGCTGAGGAGCTTCTGAAGAAGATCCAGGACCTCGAAGCCAGCCACGCCCACCTCAAACAGGAGATGTCCAAGCTCATGATTTCGCCCGATCACAAGTCCGACCAAAGTGGGGGCAGCGGCGGAGGCGGCTGCGGTAACAACCACCAGAGGTCCCACTCCGTGTCGCCGCAGCGGCGACCCGCCCCGCCCCGCCCCAAACCCGGCGTCGACGGCGCCGCAGCGATTTTGAAGAAGGGTTCGGTGTCGTTTCGGCATTCGTCGCCATTGCAGAGGGAGAGCCGGAGCCGTGATCCGGCCGGTGACGGCGGTTGTTTACCGGGGTTTGTGAAGTTTACCGATGAgcaatatttgaatatattgCAGTCTATGGGTCAGTCAGTTCATATATTTGATCTCAACCGTCGAATAATTTACTG GAACAAAACTGCAGAGCATCTTTATGGTTATTCTGCAGCAGAAGCTCTTGGCCAGGATCCCATCGAACTCCTAAGTGATCCCCGAGATTACCCCGTAGCTAATAATATAGTGCAACGCGTGACAATGGGGGAAAACTGGACTGGACAATTTCCTGTTAAGAATAAGAGGGGGGATAGGTTCTTAGTTGTCGCTACCAACACTCCGTTTTATGATGACGATGAGACGTTGGTAGGGGTTATCTGTGTTTCAAACGATTCACTCCACTTTGATGACACGAGAACTTCAATATTCGGTGGTAAGCACTGGGCGCCAGATTTGAGCTTTGGCAGGCCTAGAAGCATTGCATCTGCCAAACTTGGCCTTGATCCGGAGCAGCCTCTCCAAGTTGCCATTGCAtccaaaatatcaaatttg GCTTCCAAGGTGAGCAACAAGGTTAAGTCAAAAATACGGACTGGAGAAAACAGCATCGACCGTGAAGGTGGGAGTGGAGATAGTCATCATTCCGACTATGGCTTCTCAGATGCAAACTTTTCTGATCATAGGGAGGACGCAACTTCAAgtggagctagcactcccagaGGAGATATACCTCCATCTCCGTTTGGAGTATTTTCTCAAGTTCCACATGATGAGCACACCCCAAGAAAACCTTTAGGGGATTCTGGTgatgaaaatgaaggaaaaccCAAACTCCACAAAATCATTACCTCAAAAGCAGAGGCATGGATGGGTAAAAAAGGAATTTCATGGCCATGGAAAGGGAACGAGCGTGAAGTTTCAGAGGCAAAAACCACTCGTTTCGGTTGGCCCTGGTTGCACAACGATCATGACAATGACTCAGGTTATCTGAAGAGTTCTGTTTCTGGAGTGAAACCAGAAAGTCAAGTGGGTGATGGCAATCGACACACAATTAATGAGGCCTCGGGTTCCTGGTCATCCTCATTTAATGTCAACAGCACAAGTAGTGCAAGTAGTTGTGGAAGTACCAGCAGTAGCGCTGTTAACAAAGTGGATACGGACAGTGACTGTTTAGACTATGAAATCTTGTGGGAGGATTTGACAATTGCAGAGCAAATTGGGcaag GCTCCTGTGGGACTGTATATCATGCTTTGTGGTTTGGATCG GATGTTGCTGTCAAGGTTTTCTCCAAGCAAGAATACTCGGATGATGTGATACTTTCCTTCAGACAAGAG GTGTCCCTCATGAAGAGACTTAGACATCCAAATGTTTTACTCTTTATGGGTGCAGTAACTTCGCCTGAGCGTCTCTGTATTGTTACGGAGTTCCTTCCACG TGGGAGCTTGTTTCGGTTACTGCAAAGAAATATGGCCAGATTAGATTGGAGACGACGTATTCACATGGCTTTGGATATA GCACGAGGCATGAATTATCTTCATCATTTCAATCCACCCATTATTCATCGCGATTTgaaatcttcaaatcttctggTTGATAAGAATTGGACTGTGAAG GTTGGTGATTTTGGACTATCGCGCCTCAAACATGAAACATATCTTACTACAAAAACAGGGAAAGGAACG CCTCAATGGATGGCACCAGAGGTTCTTCGTAATGAACCCTCAGATGAAAA GTCTGACGTATACAGCTTTGGGGTGATACTATGGGAGCTGGCTACTGAGAAGATCCCATGGGATAATCTCAACTCCATGCAG aaatcTTCAGGTGATTGGAGCTGTAGGGTTCATGAACCAACGATTAGATATCCCCAAAGATGTGGACCCACAATGGGCGTCTATAATTGA
- the LOC127800093 gene encoding uncharacterized protein LOC127800093 isoform X1 produces MDTPPPTPPPAEELLKKIQDLEASHAHLKQEMSKLMISPDHKSDQSGGSGGGGCGNNHQRSHSVSPQRRPAPPRPKPGVDGAAAILKKGSVSFRHSSPLQRESRSRDPAGDGGCLPGFVKFTDEQYLNILQSMGQSVHIFDLNRRIIYWNKTAEHLYGYSAAEALGQDPIELLSDPRDYPVANNIVQRVTMGENWTGQFPVKNKRGDRFLVVATNTPFYDDDETLVGVICVSNDSLHFDDTRTSIFGGKHWAPDLSFGRPRSIASAKLGLDPEQPLQVAIASKISNLASKVSNKVKSKIRTGENSIDREGGSGDSHHSDYGFSDANFSDHREDATSSGASTPRGDIPPSPFGVFSQVPHDEHTPRKPLGDSGDENEGKPKLHKIITSKAEAWMGKKGISWPWKGNEREVSEAKTTRFGWPWLHNDHDNDSGYLKSSVSGVKPESQVGDGNRHTINEASGSWSSSFNVNSTSSASSCGSTSSSAVNKVDTDSDCLDYEILWEDLTIAEQIGQGSCGTVYHALWFGSDVAVKVFSKQEYSDDVILSFRQEVSLMKRLRHPNVLLFMGAVTSPERLCIVTEFLPRGSLFRLLQRNMARLDWRRRIHMALDIARGMNYLHHFNPPIIHRDLKSSNLLVDKNWTVKVGDFGLSRLKHETYLTTKTGKGTPQWMAPEVLRNEPSDEKSDVYSFGVILWELATEKIPWDNLNSMQVIGAVGFMNQRLDIPKDVDPQWASIIESCCYSEPQCRPTFQELLERLKDLQKQCAIQSQAARTAAGDSQKES; encoded by the exons ATGGACACGCCGCCTCCCACGCCGCCGCCAGCTGAGGAGCTTCTGAAGAAGATCCAGGACCTCGAAGCCAGCCACGCCCACCTCAAACAGGAGATGTCCAAGCTCATGATTTCGCCCGATCACAAGTCCGACCAAAGTGGGGGCAGCGGCGGAGGCGGCTGCGGTAACAACCACCAGAGGTCCCACTCCGTGTCGCCGCAGCGGCGACCCGCCCCGCCCCGCCCCAAACCCGGCGTCGACGGCGCCGCAGCGATTTTGAAGAAGGGTTCGGTGTCGTTTCGGCATTCGTCGCCATTGCAGAGGGAGAGCCGGAGCCGTGATCCGGCCGGTGACGGCGGTTGTTTACCGGGGTTTGTGAAGTTTACCGATGAgcaatatttgaatatattgCAGTCTATGGGTCAGTCAGTTCATATATTTGATCTCAACCGTCGAATAATTTACTG GAACAAAACTGCAGAGCATCTTTATGGTTATTCTGCAGCAGAAGCTCTTGGCCAGGATCCCATCGAACTCCTAAGTGATCCCCGAGATTACCCCGTAGCTAATAATATAGTGCAACGCGTGACAATGGGGGAAAACTGGACTGGACAATTTCCTGTTAAGAATAAGAGGGGGGATAGGTTCTTAGTTGTCGCTACCAACACTCCGTTTTATGATGACGATGAGACGTTGGTAGGGGTTATCTGTGTTTCAAACGATTCACTCCACTTTGATGACACGAGAACTTCAATATTCGGTGGTAAGCACTGGGCGCCAGATTTGAGCTTTGGCAGGCCTAGAAGCATTGCATCTGCCAAACTTGGCCTTGATCCGGAGCAGCCTCTCCAAGTTGCCATTGCAtccaaaatatcaaatttg GCTTCCAAGGTGAGCAACAAGGTTAAGTCAAAAATACGGACTGGAGAAAACAGCATCGACCGTGAAGGTGGGAGTGGAGATAGTCATCATTCCGACTATGGCTTCTCAGATGCAAACTTTTCTGATCATAGGGAGGACGCAACTTCAAgtggagctagcactcccagaGGAGATATACCTCCATCTCCGTTTGGAGTATTTTCTCAAGTTCCACATGATGAGCACACCCCAAGAAAACCTTTAGGGGATTCTGGTgatgaaaatgaaggaaaaccCAAACTCCACAAAATCATTACCTCAAAAGCAGAGGCATGGATGGGTAAAAAAGGAATTTCATGGCCATGGAAAGGGAACGAGCGTGAAGTTTCAGAGGCAAAAACCACTCGTTTCGGTTGGCCCTGGTTGCACAACGATCATGACAATGACTCAGGTTATCTGAAGAGTTCTGTTTCTGGAGTGAAACCAGAAAGTCAAGTGGGTGATGGCAATCGACACACAATTAATGAGGCCTCGGGTTCCTGGTCATCCTCATTTAATGTCAACAGCACAAGTAGTGCAAGTAGTTGTGGAAGTACCAGCAGTAGCGCTGTTAACAAAGTGGATACGGACAGTGACTGTTTAGACTATGAAATCTTGTGGGAGGATTTGACAATTGCAGAGCAAATTGGGcaag GCTCCTGTGGGACTGTATATCATGCTTTGTGGTTTGGATCG GATGTTGCTGTCAAGGTTTTCTCCAAGCAAGAATACTCGGATGATGTGATACTTTCCTTCAGACAAGAG GTGTCCCTCATGAAGAGACTTAGACATCCAAATGTTTTACTCTTTATGGGTGCAGTAACTTCGCCTGAGCGTCTCTGTATTGTTACGGAGTTCCTTCCACG TGGGAGCTTGTTTCGGTTACTGCAAAGAAATATGGCCAGATTAGATTGGAGACGACGTATTCACATGGCTTTGGATATA GCACGAGGCATGAATTATCTTCATCATTTCAATCCACCCATTATTCATCGCGATTTgaaatcttcaaatcttctggTTGATAAGAATTGGACTGTGAAG GTTGGTGATTTTGGACTATCGCGCCTCAAACATGAAACATATCTTACTACAAAAACAGGGAAAGGAACG CCTCAATGGATGGCACCAGAGGTTCTTCGTAATGAACCCTCAGATGAAAA GTCTGACGTATACAGCTTTGGGGTGATACTATGGGAGCTGGCTACTGAGAAGATCCCATGGGATAATCTCAACTCCATGCAG GTGATTGGAGCTGTAGGGTTCATGAACCAACGATTAGATATCCCCAAAGATGTGGACCCACAATGGGCGTCTATAATTGAGAGCTGCTGCTACAG TGAGCCACAGTGCCGGCCAACATTCCAAGAATTGCTGGAAAGGCTGAAGGATCTGCAGAAACAATGTGCCATTCAGTCCCAGGCTGCCCGTACTGCTGCAGGAGATAGCCAAAAGGAATCATAG